One window of Pyrus communis chromosome 12, drPyrComm1.1, whole genome shotgun sequence genomic DNA carries:
- the LOC137710022 gene encoding uncharacterized protein, which translates to MVMYFKVFGSVCYILCDLEHLAKFDTKSDEGIFLGYFNTSQAYRVFNMRTETIMESINVKIDDTDFPPSLAIENDDMLFPSSRNNGDASGESSVVLESDNESELSIEQDPCVLFKASELEDKLLMKLQMFAMSPRLSLRISNML; encoded by the coding sequence ATGGTAATgtatttcaaagtttttgggaGTGTTTGCTACATTCTGTGTGATCTTGAACATCTAGCAAAGTTTGATACTAAGAGTGATGAAGGAATCTTCTTAGGGTACTTTAACACAAGTCAAGCTTATAGAGTTTTCAATATGAGAACAGAAACCATTATGGAGTCCATAAACGTAAAGATTGATGACACTGATTTCCCTCCCTCTTTGGCGATTGAAAATGATGATATGTTATTTCCCTCTTCTAGGAATAATGGTGATGCTTCTGGTGAGTCAAGTGTGGTGTTAGAAAGTGACAATGAGAGTGAATtaagcattgaacaagaccctTGTGTCCTATTTAAGGCATCAGAACTCGAAGACAAATTGCTGATGAAGTTGCAAATGTTTGCTATGTCTCCCAGATTGAGCCTAAGAATATCAAATATGCTTTAA